A genomic region of Nyctibius grandis isolate bNycGra1 chromosome 34, bNycGra1.pri, whole genome shotgun sequence contains the following coding sequences:
- the LOC137675529 gene encoding olfactory receptor 14C36-like, with protein sequence MALILFREFSPNLSLYFPPMTVPHAQQTKMSNSSSITQFLLLAFAEMWELQLLHFWLFLGIYLAALLGNGLIITAVACNHHLHTPMYFFLLNLSVLDLGSTSTTLPKSMSNSLWDTRAISYAGCAAQVLFFLFFIAAEYSLLTVMAYDRYVAICKPLHYGTLLGTRACVHMAAAAWASGFLIALLHTANTFSLPLCQGNVVDQFFCEIPQILKLSCSHSYLSEAGLLGVSVCLGFGCFVFIVLSYVQIFRAVLRIPSEQGRHKSFSTCLPHLAVVSLFLSTVVFAHLKPPSMSSPSLDLVVAVLYSVVPPAVNPLIYSMRNQELKEAIGKLISWTFFKSEKFTTSLHK encoded by the coding sequence ATGGCTTTGATATTGTTTAGAGAATTCTCGCCTAACTTGTCACTGTATTTTCCTCCTATGACAGTGCCCCATGCCCAGCAGACGaaaatgtccaacagcagctccatcacccagttcctcctcctggccTTTGCAGAAAtgtgggagctgcagctcttgcacttctggctcttcctgggcatctacctggctgccctcctgggcaaCGGACTCATCATCACTGCCGTAGCCTGCAACCACcacctccacacccccatgtacttcttccttcTCAACCTCTCTGTTCTTGACCTGGGATCCACCTCCACCACTCTCCCCAAATCCATGTCCAATTCCCTGTGGGACACCAGGGCCATCTCCTATGCAGGATGTGCTGCACAGgtcttgttctttctcttctttatcGCAGCAGAGTATTCTCTCCTCACTGTCATGGCCTACGACCGCTACGtggccatctgcaaacccctgcactatgGGACCCTCCTGGGAAccagagcttgtgtccacatggcagcagctgcctgggccagTGGGTTTCTCATTGCTCTGCTGCACActgccaatacattttcactaccccTCTGCCAAGGAAATGTtgtggaccagttcttctgtgaaatcccccagatcctcaagctctcctgctcacactcCTACCTCAGCGAGGCTGGGCTTCTTGGGGTTAGTGTCTGTTTaggttttgggtgttttgttttcattgtgctgtcctatgtgcagatcttcagggctgtgctgaggatcccctctgagcagggacgACACAAATccttttccacgtgcctccctcacctggctgTGGTCTCCCTGTTTCTCAGCACTGTAGTGTTTGCTCACCTGAAGCCCCCCTCCATGTCCTCCCCATCGCTGGATCTGGTGGTGGCAGTTCTGTACTCGGTagtgcctccagcagtgaaccccctcatctaTAGCATGAGAAACCAGGAGCTCAAGGAGGCCATTGGGAAACTGATTTCATGGACATTTTTTAAGAGTGAGAAATTTACCACCTCTCTCCATAAATGA